A part of Solibacillus sp. FSL H8-0538 genomic DNA contains:
- a CDS encoding BH0509 family protein, whose amino-acid sequence MTQEERDELVFICSMMTNFTEECLQNMPDAELERIYNKNMNASL is encoded by the coding sequence GTGACGCAGGAAGAACGTGACGAGCTCGTATTCATTTGCTCCATGATGACCAACTTTACTGAGGAATGCTTACAAAACATGCCAGATGCAGAACTAGAACGAATCTATAACAAAAACATGAATGCTAGTTTGTAA
- a CDS encoding hydrolase, with protein sequence MSNTSNTKNTCSRCDNRCNGCICDQLRRLKRGTEVDVFLSGGQILEDVIFIRFDRNNCCAFFKDNETEPGSTLIVDCQKVDAIRIEAD encoded by the coding sequence ATGAGTAATACGAGTAATACGAAAAATACATGTAGTAGATGTGACAATCGTTGTAACGGCTGTATATGTGACCAATTAAGACGCTTAAAAAGAGGTACTGAGGTAGATGTTTTCTTATCAGGTGGTCAGATCTTAGAAGATGTCATTTTCATCAGGTTTGATCGGAATAATTGCTGTGCATTCTTTAAAGATAACGAAACAGAACCAGGTTCTACACTCATCGTAGATTGCCAAAAAGTCGATGCTATTCGCATAGAAGCAGACTAG
- a CDS encoding IDEAL domain-containing protein — translation MIKIQYLRPFHIKHTGDKLRLTFSNEQLTIAKDEQEFHFIAIEGKEMSIDLKTMQIENLSEVFVFQCGNRFIRLSLYQMAIISDLDKHLKPILDMLPQTEVIETSTDEAVAIVAELEKQQLMDAIDVALDNRREALFVELSNKLQEVSL, via the coding sequence ATGATAAAGATTCAATATTTGAGGCCGTTCCATATAAAGCACACAGGTGACAAATTACGTTTAACGTTCTCTAATGAACAGCTTACAATCGCGAAGGATGAACAAGAATTTCATTTCATAGCAATTGAAGGAAAGGAAATGAGTATTGATTTAAAAACGATGCAAATCGAAAATCTTTCGGAAGTATTCGTGTTTCAGTGTGGCAATCGCTTTATTCGTTTGTCGTTGTATCAAATGGCGATCATCTCAGACTTGGATAAACATCTAAAACCGATACTCGATATGCTTCCACAAACAGAAGTCATCGAAACTTCGACCGATGAAGCAGTAGCAATTGTAGCAGAACTTGAAAAACAACAGTTAATGGATGCGATTGATGTAGCGCTTGATAACAGGAGAGAAGCCTTGTTTGTTGAACTATCAAATAAATTACAGGAGGTATCTTTATAG
- a CDS encoding XtrA/YqaO family protein, protein MRMRELEISVDGSLNVDIMELPENCVIVVSKGKAKVAELPKHAETKIITHQGQVKRVKWDEGEEF, encoded by the coding sequence ATGAGAATGCGAGAATTGGAAATTTCTGTTGATGGCAGTTTGAATGTTGATATAATGGAGTTACCTGAGAATTGTGTGATAGTCGTTTCAAAAGGGAAAGCAAAAGTAGCGGAGCTTCCTAAACATGCCGAAACAAAGATCATTACTCACCAAGGCCAGGTAAAACGTGTTAAGTGGGATGAGGGTGAGGAGTTTTGA
- a CDS encoding ArpU family phage packaging/lysis transcriptional regulator: protein MKKHIPRIDEKKTKLALEKVLDKYREYLMTLPSSEMPTITPSYSIIPPSNTNTFNSKTENVAIERAEYELARTKFMNKIIDALQTLKEEERLIIVDRFLAEDIKFDIDIWTDLAVGKNKYYKLKWQAMLRMAFALKIEVYFQDKDNRGVAV from the coding sequence TTGAAAAAACATATCCCTCGAATTGACGAGAAGAAGACTAAATTGGCTTTGGAAAAAGTATTGGATAAATACCGTGAATATTTAATGACGCTACCATCTAGTGAGATGCCAACAATTACGCCGTCGTATTCTATTATTCCTCCAAGTAATACGAACACGTTTAATAGTAAAACGGAAAATGTGGCAATTGAACGTGCAGAATATGAACTGGCACGTACCAAGTTTATGAATAAGATTATTGATGCACTGCAAACATTGAAAGAGGAAGAACGCCTGATTATCGTGGACCGCTTTCTTGCAGAAGACATTAAATTTGATATTGATATTTGGACGGATCTGGCAGTTGGCAAAAATAAATACTATAAACTGAAATGGCAGGCAATGCTTCGTATGGCATTCGCTTTGAAAATCGAAGTCTATTTTCAGGACAAGGATAATCGAGGTGTAGCAGTATGA
- a CDS encoding tyrosine-type recombinase/integrase: MTRVQPIRDKELLSKFKRFFQEKNERDFIMFLVGTQCGFRISDILPLRVKDVLGWDIIVYEKKTDKYREVRMPPELKKAVRKYVDGKSKDEFLFKSRKGKNQPITRKRAYEILREAAEYFDLERVGTHTLRKTYGYHHYKKFKNIAMLQETLNHNNPSDTLIYIGIIQDELNALQSKVDW, translated from the coding sequence ATGACAAGAGTGCAGCCAATACGCGATAAAGAATTGCTGAGCAAATTTAAGCGCTTTTTCCAGGAAAAGAACGAACGCGACTTCATCATGTTCTTGGTGGGCACTCAATGCGGATTCCGTATTTCGGATATACTGCCATTGAGAGTAAAGGATGTGCTTGGGTGGGATATTATCGTTTACGAAAAGAAGACAGACAAGTATCGTGAGGTCAGGATGCCACCAGAACTGAAAAAAGCTGTTCGAAAATATGTTGACGGTAAATCAAAAGACGAATTTCTATTCAAGTCCCGTAAAGGAAAGAACCAACCAATTACACGAAAGCGAGCTTATGAAATATTACGTGAAGCTGCAGAGTATTTTGATCTTGAGCGAGTGGGTACGCATACGCTGCGCAAAACATATGGCTACCATCACTACAAGAAATTTAAAAACATTGCGATGTTGCAAGAAACACTAAATCATAACAATCCATCTGACACTCTCATTTATATTGGTATTATTCAAGACGAATTAAATGCCTTACAATCGAAAGTTGACTGGTAA
- a CDS encoding HNH endonuclease produces the protein MVNNKPYDKYSRNKDRDRFYHSTAWKRARELALLRDSYLCQECLKHKRITNADMVHHIVEVKDDIKLALTLNNLISLCNQCHNKQHGQQGYTSNKLKVVTIQANPEII, from the coding sequence ATGGTTAACAACAAGCCCTATGACAAGTACTCGCGCAACAAGGACCGTGACCGCTTCTATCATTCTACCGCTTGGAAACGTGCTCGCGAGCTTGCATTGCTTCGAGATAGCTACCTATGCCAAGAGTGCTTGAAGCATAAGCGCATCACCAATGCCGACATGGTTCATCATATCGTTGAGGTAAAGGATGACATCAAGCTAGCACTAACGTTAAATAACTTAATCAGTCTCTGCAATCAATGCCACAACAAGCAGCACGGTCAGCAGGGTTATACATCTAACAAGCTAAAGGTCGTTACGATACAAGCTAACCCTGAAATAATCTAA
- a CDS encoding P27 family phage terminase small subunit, with protein MKGGEKVAIPTAAKIRKYLGENYQKSDDEIIQLYVETHRFYRRLKKEVDSNDLMMEYTNKAGATNVIKNPMAIELTKTVLVLNNLLKSLGLTPAQRKQLEGDDDDEDFDNF; from the coding sequence ATGAAAGGAGGCGAAAAAGTGGCGATTCCAACAGCAGCCAAAATTCGCAAATATTTGGGCGAAAATTATCAAAAATCTGATGATGAGATAATTCAGCTTTACGTGGAGACACATAGATTTTATCGTCGACTGAAAAAAGAGGTTGATAGTAATGATCTAATGATGGAGTACACAAATAAAGCGGGTGCAACAAACGTCATTAAAAATCCAATGGCCATTGAGTTAACAAAAACGGTTCTTGTATTGAACAACTTACTAAAATCACTCGGTCTCACTCCAGCGCAACGAAAGCAACTAGAAGGTGATGACGATGACGAAGATTTCGATAACTTCTAG
- a CDS encoding terminase large subunit, which produces MTKISITSSSIEIKKWYDAWKAEQIEKGHILLDASPNLLTTWYAERVLAGDIIAGEKVKLACTRHMNDLDRQGTDEFPYIFDEEMGHRPIRFTEKFCKPSKGDYNKLVLQPWQHFEIGSLYGWVHRDTYYRRFREGVVFVARKNGKTTKISALSDYAVCKDNEPGARVYILANTKQQAGELFDEARAMIQSSPSLRKKLRENQKGIFHDQSKSKIESRASDSKKLDGLNTHLGIFDEIHEFKDFKLINVIKRSWSARKQPMVLYITTAGYELDGPLVEYYEIGTDVLQGTNTQDRKFYLLFELDHEDEINNPEMWIKANPNIGVSLDLPQLVEDFNSDKDTPAEFADWVTKQFNIFAKANGQSFITYQTLKKNNKTIDMDSLIGMECVGGFDLSSTEDFTSANLEFPLYDTREVFVLSHSWVTEKKVNEDAEKLPYRELEKAGELTICEGDYIDYQLVYEWFVEQSEMYNILKITYDRANAFRLVKALEAYGFEMQVTIQGPITLSPAIKDLKEMFLDGNVIFNNNRLLRWYINNVRIKEDPKKNWMASKQSRYRKIDGFASMVNSHTEVMVLLSEVKPTGNAGFISVT; this is translated from the coding sequence ATGACGAAGATTTCGATAACTTCTAGTTCTATCGAAATTAAGAAATGGTACGATGCTTGGAAAGCTGAACAAATTGAAAAGGGACATATCTTGTTAGATGCTTCTCCTAATCTATTAACAACTTGGTATGCTGAACGTGTTTTAGCAGGTGACATCATTGCTGGTGAGAAAGTAAAGCTTGCTTGTACCCGACATATGAACGATCTTGACCGTCAAGGCACAGATGAATTCCCCTATATTTTTGATGAAGAGATGGGTCACCGTCCGATTCGCTTTACCGAAAAGTTTTGTAAGCCATCAAAAGGCGATTACAACAAATTGGTGTTGCAGCCGTGGCAACATTTTGAAATAGGTTCTCTATATGGTTGGGTTCACCGTGACACGTATTACCGCCGATTTCGTGAAGGAGTCGTTTTTGTCGCTCGTAAGAATGGTAAAACAACAAAGATTTCGGCGTTGTCCGATTATGCAGTTTGTAAAGACAATGAGCCAGGAGCACGCGTTTATATTTTGGCCAACACGAAGCAGCAAGCAGGAGAGTTATTTGATGAAGCGAGAGCAATGATTCAATCCTCTCCATCATTAAGAAAAAAATTAAGAGAAAATCAAAAAGGCATTTTCCATGACCAAAGCAAAAGTAAAATCGAATCTCGTGCATCTGATTCAAAAAAATTAGACGGACTCAATACACACCTGGGTATCTTTGACGAGATTCACGAGTTTAAAGACTTTAAATTAATTAACGTTATTAAGCGTTCTTGGTCTGCACGAAAGCAGCCAATGGTTCTCTATATTACAACGGCAGGATATGAGCTTGACGGTCCACTAGTTGAATATTACGAAATTGGCACAGACGTTTTACAAGGAACGAACACGCAGGATCGTAAATTTTATCTGTTATTCGAGTTAGATCACGAAGACGAAATCAATAATCCGGAAATGTGGATTAAAGCAAATCCAAATATCGGTGTTTCGCTTGATCTCCCACAGCTTGTTGAAGATTTCAATTCAGACAAAGACACTCCTGCAGAGTTCGCCGATTGGGTTACCAAGCAGTTTAATATTTTTGCAAAAGCAAACGGCCAATCATTTATTACTTATCAGACGTTGAAGAAAAACAATAAAACAATAGATATGGATAGCTTGATTGGAATGGAATGTGTCGGTGGTTTCGACTTATCATCGACAGAAGATTTCACAAGCGCCAATTTAGAATTTCCTCTCTATGATACTAGAGAGGTTTTTGTTTTGTCCCATTCGTGGGTGACAGAGAAAAAGGTAAATGAGGATGCTGAAAAACTCCCATATCGTGAACTTGAAAAAGCAGGAGAATTAACAATTTGTGAAGGTGATTATATTGATTATCAGCTCGTTTATGAGTGGTTTGTTGAGCAAAGCGAGATGTACAATATTTTAAAAATCACATATGACCGAGCAAATGCGTTCCGCTTAGTGAAGGCACTTGAAGCATACGGTTTTGAAATGCAGGTAACGATTCAAGGTCCAATCACGTTGAGTCCGGCAATTAAGGATCTAAAGGAAATGTTTTTAGATGGCAATGTGATTTTCAATAATAACCGTTTGCTCCGCTGGTATATAAACAATGTACGTATTAAAGAAGACCCTAAAAAGAACTGGATGGCTTCAAAACAGAGTAGGTATCGTAAAATAGATGGATTTGCATCGATGGTCAATTCACATACAGAAGTGATGGTCCTACTAAGTGAAGTGAAACCGACTGGCAATGCAGGGTTTATTTCAGTGACTTAA
- a CDS encoding phage portal protein: protein MKFWQRVKVSAYSAYVSWKGAGYNFTNWIGRTFWGIDNGQLATNETIFSVISRLANTVSALPIKLHQNYKLVTDHQAYDTLVNEPNQNMNSFDLLNALEVSRNESGNGYAVILRDIRQQAHEIIPLDPSCVTEFINRDDGALWYKVQGETNTMYVHNSDMLHVKHIRGPSRWRGINPLKVLSNTIKYDKAVQEFSLSEMEKKESFILKYKANVDTEMRDRIISDFRRFYAENGGILFQEPGVEIDKLQKQYFASDTLASERITRSRVANVFNVPVSFLNDVEGGSMSSNEQMMIQFVNMTLLPIVRQYEHEFNRKLLTSEDRKRGMYFKFNLGGLLRGDTSARTQFYQAMLRSGAMKPDEVRMLEDLAPMGGMADVLWISGDLYPQEMDPTLRKSNKSPIEGGEI from the coding sequence TTGAAATTTTGGCAACGTGTAAAAGTGTCGGCTTACTCAGCATATGTATCATGGAAAGGTGCAGGCTACAATTTTACTAATTGGATAGGGCGAACCTTTTGGGGCATCGACAATGGACAATTAGCCACAAATGAAACAATTTTTAGTGTAATTAGTCGTTTGGCTAATACCGTTTCAGCACTTCCGATTAAGCTCCATCAAAATTATAAGCTCGTCACAGACCACCAAGCTTACGACACATTAGTAAATGAGCCAAACCAAAATATGAACTCCTTTGATTTGTTGAATGCGCTAGAAGTGAGCCGAAATGAATCAGGGAATGGTTATGCAGTTATTTTGCGTGATATTAGACAACAAGCCCATGAAATTATACCTTTAGATCCGTCATGTGTAACAGAATTTATTAATCGAGATGACGGTGCGCTCTGGTATAAGGTGCAAGGTGAGACTAATACAATGTATGTTCACAACAGCGACATGCTGCATGTAAAACATATTCGTGGTCCGTCACGTTGGCGAGGCATTAATCCATTAAAAGTTTTATCCAATACGATTAAATATGATAAGGCTGTGCAGGAATTTAGCTTGTCTGAGATGGAGAAGAAAGAATCATTCATTTTGAAGTATAAAGCCAACGTGGACACGGAAATGCGAGATCGTATTATTAGTGATTTCCGTCGCTTTTATGCAGAAAATGGAGGAATATTATTCCAAGAGCCAGGGGTAGAAATTGATAAATTACAAAAACAATACTTTGCATCAGACACGTTGGCATCGGAACGAATTACACGTTCACGAGTAGCCAACGTTTTTAATGTGCCAGTTAGCTTTTTAAATGATGTTGAAGGTGGCTCCATGTCATCTAATGAACAAATGATGATTCAGTTCGTTAACATGACGCTGCTTCCAATTGTGCGCCAATATGAGCATGAGTTTAACCGTAAATTACTTACTAGCGAGGACCGTAAGCGCGGCATGTACTTTAAATTCAATTTGGGTGGACTACTGCGCGGCGATACTTCAGCACGTACACAATTTTATCAGGCTATGTTACGTAGCGGCGCCATGAAACCGGATGAGGTACGAATGCTTGAAGATCTCGCTCCTATGGGTGGTATGGCTGACGTTTTATGGATAAGTGGCGACCTGTACCCGCAGGAAATGGACCCGACATTGCGTAAATCAAATAAATCGCCTATAGAGGGAGGTGAAATTTAG
- a CDS encoding head maturation protease, ClpP-related produces the protein MKASADNKSADVFIYGEITKYAWEEYGEVSSITFKNELDALGSDIETINLYINSPGGSVFEGLAIINMLQRHGARIVVHIDALAASCASIIAMVGDEIRMPSNSLMMIHNAWTWASGNAAQLRKAADDIERINQSAIQIYLDKAGNKLDADTLQALLDADTWLSAEQAFEYGLCDVVVEASNAAACVDEELMKQYKNVPQELMKQPQVKTQMSAEEKAFREKILADSKANLTYLNALNI, from the coding sequence ATGAAGGCGTCTGCTGACAATAAATCAGCTGACGTTTTTATTTATGGCGAAATTACAAAGTATGCGTGGGAGGAGTATGGTGAAGTTTCCTCTATTACATTTAAAAATGAACTTGACGCGCTTGGAAGTGACATTGAAACAATCAATCTGTACATCAATAGTCCAGGTGGTAGCGTTTTTGAAGGCTTAGCAATCATTAATATGTTGCAACGTCATGGAGCACGCATTGTTGTTCATATTGACGCACTTGCAGCTTCTTGTGCGTCCATTATTGCAATGGTAGGCGATGAAATTCGAATGCCTTCGAATAGCCTAATGATGATTCATAATGCTTGGACATGGGCAAGTGGTAACGCAGCACAATTACGCAAAGCAGCGGATGACATTGAGCGTATCAATCAGTCGGCTATTCAGATTTACCTGGACAAAGCTGGTAACAAATTAGATGCGGATACATTACAAGCGCTACTAGATGCAGATACGTGGCTATCGGCTGAACAAGCATTTGAATACGGTCTTTGTGACGTTGTAGTTGAGGCAAGTAACGCGGCAGCTTGCGTTGATGAGGAATTAATGAAGCAATATAAAAATGTACCCCAAGAATTAATGAAGCAGCCTCAAGTAAAAACACAAATGTCAGCCGAAGAAAAAGCGTTCCGTGAAAAAATCCTTGCAGATTCGAAGGCGAATCTTACTTATTTGAATGCATTAAATATTTAA